Sequence from the Rhodothermia bacterium genome:
CCCCGAAATATCCGCAAGGGAACCGGATTCAATGGCTTTGATCGTAACGGGCATATATTGTAGGGTCAAAAAGACGTTAAGCAGACAAAACCAGAAAATACATCAAAAGCCAGCGTTTTTGAAGGGAATAACGTGAAAAGCGTTCAAGACCTCATGGTTCACGGTTTTTATGATCAGCAACATCTTCCGTGATGATTTTCGCGTCTTCGATTGGGTCTCCTTCAACCGCCTCTAAAAAAGCCTCGCGCGCCTCATCCACCCATTTACCCGCCTCGGTAAGTCCGGCATCCACCAAATTAACCGTAAGCCGAAAAGCCGCACCCCCAATCATGGAGAGGCGGCCTAAAGTGGACTCTTCGGCCAACAATTCTTTAAGCCATTCACTGGCTGCTTGTTTTCGCTCAAGGTCAGACATATTACAAGAAATAAACAATCAACTTCTTCATCTTGGCCCTACCTTCCAAAAAGTTAGGTATTTATTTTGGTTCTTCTGGCGCTTCTTTTGGTTCAGATCCCGGCGTCTCGACTACCTCAAAGTTTGGGGACTCCTTCACCATTTCATCCGAAATAGATACATCAAATCCTTGAGGAGCCTCCTTTTCTGCGGCTTTAAATTTTTCATCGGCGTCGTTCCAACGCTCGGAAGAAACGGCCTGATAGGTTTCTCCCATGAGGTTGGTTAACTCCTCGAACGCCCCGAATGCCGTTTCAAAGGTGGCTTTAAGTAGAAATTTTGCTTTTTCTTCTAAAGGCAATGCACCGAATTGTTCAAGAACCTTTTCGAATCTTTTTTCTGACATGGTATATTTAGGCTAAACGTGAAACATGGCCGATTAGACGAAAAGCATCCGACATGGTTTCAAAATCGGGAATTTCTATGAGCAAAGCAACCCATATAAGTGGTGTCGTTCTAAAATCAACCGGAAGCTGGTACAAGGTGTCAACCACCGAAGGGATGATTTCCGCCCGTATTCGCGGGAAGTTCCGCCTAAAAGACAAAGAAACCACCAATCCTGTAGCTGTGGGAGACCGCGTAACGCTAAGATTGGAGGCAGACGGTTCTGGGACTATAGCCGATATACACCCACGTTGGAGCAAACTAAGCCGCCGTGCTGCTGGTCGAAGGGCAACCATCGAGCATGTTATCGTGGCCAATGTAGATATGGCGTGGTGCGTGCAATCGGTTGTTTTTCCTAAATTCAATCCCGGTTTTATAGACCGCTTTTTGGTCATGGCTGAGATTAATGAACTATCGGCTGGTATTATTTTGAACAAAACCGATCTCTTGGACGAAGCATTGGCAACAGAAATGGCGTGGTGGAAGCAAACTTATGAAGACATTGGGTATTCGGTATTGATGACTTCTTCCGCGAACGGCAATGGGATAACGGCCCTAAAAGCGGCTCTTTCCGGAAAAATAAACGTCATGTCTGGCCCTTCGGGAGTCGGTAAATCCAGTTTACTCAATGTCTTAGAACCCAATATGGGTATAAAAACGGGCGAGGTATCGGACTATACCGGAAAGGGTAAACACACCACCACCCATGCCGAACTTTGGCCGCTCTCAGACGGAGGCTATGTGGCCGATACACCCGGACTTAGAGAATTTGGCATTTGGGATCTTGCTCCAGAAGACCTCTCCGGTTTTTTTCTGGAATTTAGACCGTTTTTGGATGATTGTCGTTATCCAAACTGTACCCACGACCACGAACCAAGTTGCGCGATTATTCAAGCCGTGAACGAGGGTTCCATTACACCAGAACGTTACAACAGCTATCGTAATATTTTACAAACACTGAAACAGG
This genomic interval carries:
- the rsgA gene encoding ribosome small subunit-dependent GTPase A, with translation MSKATHISGVVLKSTGSWYKVSTTEGMISARIRGKFRLKDKETTNPVAVGDRVTLRLEADGSGTIADIHPRWSKLSRRAAGRRATIEHVIVANVDMAWCVQSVVFPKFNPGFIDRFLVMAEINELSAGIILNKTDLLDEALATEMAWWKQTYEDIGYSVLMTSSANGNGITALKAALSGKINVMSGPSGVGKSSLLNVLEPNMGIKTGEVSDYTGKGKHTTTHAELWPLSDGGYVADTPGLREFGIWDLAPEDLSGFFLEFRPFLDDCRYPNCTHDHEPSCAIIQAVNEGSITPERYNSYRNILQTLKQGLKDTGR